In Reichenbachiella agarivorans, one genomic interval encodes:
- the lptC gene encoding LPS export ABC transporter periplasmic protein LptC, translating into MKHIFPLILMLSILSCESKKSVLEKETYDGPSVAMDSIDVLISDSAITKLRLVAPRQMVYENEDRDFPNGIYLEFYNDVGILSSTLRANSGYYFAEEDYYKAEGDVQMHGIAKGDELHTELLNWVPKEERIHTDKFVTIKSDGELLKGEGLEASEDFDEYTILNPTGVMNISPNKKKNEDESGFDEDLVFEEDTTVYENEIEE; encoded by the coding sequence ATGAAACATATATTTCCCTTGATATTGATGTTATCCATTCTTTCATGCGAAAGCAAGAAGTCTGTACTGGAAAAAGAGACCTATGATGGCCCTTCTGTAGCGATGGATAGCATTGATGTTTTGATTTCAGACTCTGCAATCACCAAATTGCGATTGGTTGCTCCTAGACAGATGGTTTATGAGAATGAGGACAGGGATTTTCCGAATGGCATCTACTTGGAATTTTACAATGATGTAGGGATACTTTCCTCCACCCTTCGCGCCAATTCAGGATATTATTTCGCTGAGGAAGATTACTACAAAGCAGAGGGCGATGTGCAGATGCATGGCATAGCCAAAGGAGATGAACTGCATACAGAATTGCTCAACTGGGTACCTAAGGAGGAAAGAATACACACGGACAAATTTGTAACCATCAAATCTGATGGTGAGTTGTTGAAGGGAGAAGGCTTGGAGGCGAGTGAAGATTTTGATGAGTACACTATTTTGAATCCTACTGGGGTGATGAATATTAGTCCCAATAAAAAGAAAAACGAAGATGAGTCTGGATTTGATGAGGATTTGGTTTTTGAAGAGGACACTACAGTGTATGAAAATGAAATAGAAGAGTAA